One window from the genome of Musa acuminata AAA Group cultivar baxijiao chromosome BXJ1-4, Cavendish_Baxijiao_AAA, whole genome shotgun sequence encodes:
- the LOC135672344 gene encoding adenylate isopentenyltransferase-like, whose translation MRILVHSGASAALLPCLLRPASAPCGLTSATVAAVPQQSRQHHLNMCRRGVLPEHYCVEGNGDAWKESVVVVMGATGTGKSKLSVELATVFDGEVVNSDKIQVYRGLDITTNKMPLGERCGVPHHLLGELDPAAGELDPAGFRDMAARAIAGIAGRGRIPVVAGGSNSFIHAAMAGRYDPRQSPFTAGWPRRTTRKEAGALRYRCCFLWVDVDAAALAEQLDRRVEEMVAAGMVEELGRYFAEEAEAQAGKSRHPGLDKAIGVSEFREYFLGEGRGTEAAYEAAVVAIKANTRRLAEQQARKIEQLVELGWPLLRLDATPTVLARLSGTAAAAAAEAEAAWEKHVAGPSAVAVERFLNGDVEAHHHHHHHIIPSPLLYI comes from the coding sequence ATGAGAATTCTAGTCCACAGCGGGGCCAGCGCAGCTCTTCTTCCTTGCCTTCTTCGGCCGGCGTCTGCGCCTTGCGGTCTCACGTCGGCCACTGTCGCAGCGGTGCCGCAGCAGAGCCGCCAGCACCATCTGAACATGTGTCGCAGGGGAGTGCTTCCTGAGCATTATTGCGTCGAGGGCAATGGTGATGCGTGGAAGGAGAGCGTGGTGGTCGTCATGGGCGCCACCGGAACGGGGAAGTCGAAGCTGTCCGTCGAGCTGGCCACGGTGTTCGACGGCGAGGTGGTGAACTCCGATAAGATTCAGGTGTATCGGGGCCTCGACATCACCACCAACAAGATGCCGCTCGGGGAGCGCTGCGGCGTGCCGCACCATTTGCTGGGGGAGCTAGACCCGGCGGCGGGCGAGCTCGACCCGGCTGGGTTCCGGGATATGGCGGCGCGCGCCATTGCTGGGATCGCTGGCCGAGGACGGATTCCGGTGGTGGCTGGCGGGTCCAACTCCTTCATACACGCCGCCATGGCGGGCAGGTACGACCCGCGGCAGAGCCCGTTCACGGCGGGGTGGCCGCGGCGGACGACGAGGAAGGAGGCGGGGGCGCTGCGGTACCGGTGCTGCTTCCTGTGGGTGGACGTGGACGCGGCGGCGCTGGCGGAGCAGCTCGATCGGCGGGTGGAGGAGATGGTTGCGGCGGGGATGGTGGAGGAGCTGGGGCGGTACTTCGCGGAGGAGGCAGAGGCGCAGGCGGGTAAGTCGAGGCACCCAGGGCTGGACAAGGCGATCGGGGTGTCCGAATTCCGGGAATACTTCCTGGGCGAGGGGCGGGGGACGGAGGCGGCAtacgaggcagcggtggtggccatCAAGGCCAACACGAGGCGACTGGCGGAGCAACAGGCTCGGAAGATCGAGCAGCTGGTGGAGTTGGGGTGGCCACTGCTGAGGCTGGACGCCACCCCGACCGTGTTGGCGCGGCTATCCGggacagcggcggcggcggcggcggaggcagaGGCCGCGTGGGAGAAGCACGTGGCGGGCCCCAGCGCCGTCGCGGTGGAGCGGTTCCTGAATGGAGACGTCGAGGCgcatcaccaccaccatcaccacatCATACCTTCTCCTCTGCTTTATATTTGA
- the LOC135643394 gene encoding LOB domain-containing protein 40-like, which produces MRMSCNGCRVLRKGCSDNCSIRPCLQWIKSCESQANATVFLAKFYGRAGLLNLINAGPEHLRPAIFRSLLYEACGRIVNPIYGSVGLLWSGSWHLCQAAVEAVLKGAPIAQIPSEMAASTPAPPLKACDIRHVSKGSGAARAAAELHKVKTAGSRFKRSGAKPAKPAAPLPDFQPAESHDSAASHATEPGPAKAGANGEDGECRENESMSSADTVEEEASHVSQGEPDSAEEDEVGLELTLGFEPVSRPTPARRPRSGVDGRCDLSATDMGECTADLGLALPAAP; this is translated from the exons ATGAGGATGAGCTGCAACGGATGCCGGGTGCTGCGCAAGGGGTGCAGCGACAACTGCAGCATCCGGCCTTGCCTGCAGTGGATCAAGAGCTGTGAGTCGCAGGCCAATGCCACCGTCTTCCTCGCCAAGTTCTACGGCCGCGCTGGCCTCTTGAACCTCATCAATGCCGGCCCTGAGCACCTCCGCCCTG CGATATTTCGATCTCTGCTGTACGAGGCTTGCGGCCGGATCGTCAACCCGATCTACGGCTCCGTCGGGCTGCTGTGGTCCGGCAGCTGGCATCTGTGCCAGGCGGCGGTGGAGGCGGTGCTCAAGGGCGCCCCCATCGCCCAGATCCCCTCCGAGATGGCGGCCTCCACTCCGGCCCCGCCGCTCAAGGCCTGCGACATCCGCCACGTCTCCAAGGGCTCCGGCGCCGCGCGGGCCGCCGCAGAGCTCCACAAGGTCAAAACGGCCGGATCCCGGTTCAAGCGCTCCGGCGCAAAACCCGCGAAGCCAGCCGCCCCCTTGCCCGACTTCCAGCCCGCCGAGAGCCACGACTCGGCGGCAAGCCACGCGACCGAGCCCGGCCCGGCGAAGGCCGGTGCCAACGGAGAGGACGGGGAGTGCCGGGAGAACGAGAGCATGTCCTCGGCGGACACCGTGGAGGAGGAGGCGTCGCACGTGAGCCAGGGCGAGCCGGACAGCGCCGAAGAGGACGAGGTTGGTCTGGAGCTCACCCTCGGGTTCGAGCCGGTGTCGCGGCCGACACCGGCACGACGCCCGCGGTCTGGGGTGGACGGGCGGTGCGACCTCAGCGCCACGGATATGGGTGAGTGCACGGCCGACCTCGGCCTGGCTCTGCCGGCGGCACCATAA